In Rhodamnia argentea isolate NSW1041297 chromosome 5, ASM2092103v1, whole genome shotgun sequence, the DNA window GTTGGATGTAGTAGTTTAAGTGAAAAAGTACCAAATAAAGTCATAAGCCTATTATATcggtaccaattcggtcttaaatctttttgcattgatccaattgagtctatcggatcaattttgatagaaaattgtTAACGTGGATGCCAACAGAGTTACGTGGCCCGACTAGCGCTAacggtggataatttttaatattatttattattaaaattttgaataattttcttttttttttttttttccctattctaggctttatttcttcttcttcttgctatAGGCCAGCAAGGGCTGACACCCTGGCTAGATTTGGGCCAGGCAAGGGTTTCGTGGCCCTCCTTGGCCCAGGGCGAGGTCGTGACGGCTAGATTAGGCGGCCTCACTCGATCCGAAATGTCTTGGGATGTCCTCGATGAGTTTTTTTATgcctcgatttctctttctcgtctTAGCTTTTTACTCGTTGTGATTATGCGATTAATACTAATACGTGAGCCCGATCGAACGTTCAAAGAGACCGAACACCCCGTAGCCAGTGAAGAAGCCCGTAAAATTAGTTCTCGCTCGTCCTTAACATTGACAAAACTCTTCGCCGAGCACTTTTTTTCATCAGGAGCCCATGAAAACCCCGGAAAAGTCATCACGCCAAGCCGGTGCGCGTGGACCCGGTTGATCTCGTTGGGACGTGATTCGACGGTCGACATGCTTCGGGCTCGTCTGGCTTGTATCGCGAGCATGCAAGTACTGTTTAGAAAAGCTAGACGCACGTTAGATGATATGAACATATGGGCGACAATGTCCTACAAAACGAAGCCATATGATTGGAGTTGAAAAGGGGTTAGACCAAGCTCCCCTCACAGGCCCAACACCTAACTTTCTTGAACTAAACTCAACGGACACGCAAGGAGCCCCCATCCATGGTCTCCATTTAAGAATTTCCTTCTTTCCTACTTCATTCCTAGTTGGAACCCCTTATTCCCCTTCTGTTTTAGAGGGGGGTCATTGGCACAGAAGTGGAAGCAGaggcttgagagagagagagaatggcaaTGTTGAATTCAAGAAGCCAAGGTACGGAGAAGAAATGGGTGTGCATTCTGCTGGTGCTGGTGTCTGCCTCAGCTGCTTCATCTCAGTACATTGTGGAGACACTTCCTGGGTTTCCCGGAAAACTTCCTTTCAAGCTGGAGACCGGGTCAGTTTCGATTCTTTCATGCCGTCCCCCTATCTTGACAGTGATTTGAACTAGAGTTCCTTCACAGGTCGCGATTGATTCGCGGCACTTTGTATTGGCCTGCGATGAAAATGAGCCGGTTTAGGACGGTCTGTGGCCCGAGGCACGGTGCCCCGGTGGCACCAGACATGGAATGTGTGATTGCTTTTTCGCCAACAGTTCTTTGTTTCTTGCATTAGGTGATGCATGATGGTGCTGAGATTGcagaacttttctagaaaaagaAGACACGCCAGCTTTAGGGAACTTTGCAGTGTAGTCCCTACAATTTATGACTAGTCTCAACTGGGTCCTAGAGTTTCTGATTGAACCTATTTAAGTCCACCCGCGTTCCGGACTCGGCACTCTAGAAAGCTATGCCGTTCGTCCGTCTGTTCAGCAAATTCCTTCCTAAATCTTGGAAAATAAATGCCATAAATACCTACTTTTCTTCTCGACAGGATTACCGCAAGACAAGTAGTAATGTCAAAGGACTAAATGTGTTAATAACTCTGATGATGTTGGGTCCCAAGTGCACAAATTCATTACATATGATATGAATCGATCCGATATTGAATCACAACCCATTCAATCTTCTAATTCATATACACTAATGTCAGAAATATTTTGTGTAGAAGTGTTTCCTCCAAGCAAGTAAAATCATCTTCTTTAAAGGATGAGAAAGCACGCCCAAATTCATAATGTACAGGAGCAGATAAGTCAACTCATCTTGATGGACTGATCTAACATACATCGGCTGCACCAAAATTCTCCTAAATTTCCATAAAAACACAACATGCTCACTGCAAAATGACCAACTTTTCAAAGCATTGGAATCTTGTTGGCTCCTCCCAACAAGATTGGAATGCCAGCATAAACTCTCTAACAGTGACTTCCATCAGTCCTAGCAAGCTCAACTCCACTTGCTcttgcattctctctctctctctgtttctgtACCTTTCGGGCTCTGCAATTTCTAGCTGGATTGCTATGGGATTACCAGGTTATCCCGCTTTGGTTCGGGTCCCTCCTGAAACTGGGTGAATTAGTAATGTGACTATACTTTTGGTTTCAAAATGCAGGGATGGATTTGACTTTCTTAGTGATCTTAGTTGGGTATGTTGGTTGATGCAGGTACATAAGTGTTGGCGATATCGAGTTCTTCTACTACTTTGTGCAGTCTACCGGAAATCCTGGAGCTGACCCTATTCTGCTTTACATGAATGGAGGTCCCGGGTGTTCGGGTTTGAATGGCTTCTTGTTCCAGCTGGGTAAGTTTCTTATTCTTCATAATTCCTCCTATTATGTTATGGTTTTCTCGTTACGATGCTGCAGATGTCTTCAAGTAGGTGTTAAAGTATTTTGATGTCTGTGATATGCAGGTCCGCTTAGATTCAACATTACTGATTATACTGGGGGTTTGCCGTCATTAATCTACGAGCCAGATGCGTGGACTAAGGTAAAGTGAGAAGTAGTAAATTTGCCCTCAAGTTCGGATTATACTGAATCTAAAGTCTATGTGAATCTTGTCCACTTATTGAGTTCATACTGACTTCTCACCCCCGAAATTATCGGACGGCCAACATTATATTCATAGATGCACCGGTCGGAGCGGGTTTCTCCTATGCGACGACAGCATCAGCATACGCTTCGACGGACACATTGAATACTGCACGGATGCAGACCTTCTTAAGAAATGTGAGTGAAATTCTTCACAGATCACTGTGGTTGTATCATAAGGTAAGAAAAAAATGGGAATGAAATGAATGCTTTATATATGTGATGCAGTGGCTGGCGGAACATCCAAGTTTTCAAACCAATCCGGTATTTGTTAGTAGCGATTCCTATGCCGGCGTGTATACTCCCATGGTTGCTACAGCGCTTCTACAAGGTGTCCATTCTTTCCCCTAAACCTGATTGAATATACACATCATCGCGTGTCCACACCTATCGATCGTTACGAAGTCATTTTCGTATATTGTTCCTAATTTGCAGGGAATGAAGCTGGACTAAAACCATATGTCCACATTAAGGTACGAAAAAGCCTGCTTGTCATCTtaaattttccttcttcaattTGACATAAACTGTATCTTGTGTTGATATACTGATCTTCTCGTTGTGGAATCATTTTCGGGGAATGATCCTATCATGTCCCCACACGTTCACCGATCTCGAAGCAAACTCAAGAATTCCATTTGCTCATAGGTTGGCCCTCATTTCAGATTCGCTTTATGAGGTAAATGAATGACAAATCATGTGGGAACTAGCAAGAGTAGTTGAGCATTTGTGATTTCTTGGTATGATCAAATTATATCCTTCTTTATCAGGCTTTAGAAGAAAATTGTGGCGGCGATTTTGTGGATTCAACAAACGCGAACTGCACAGAGGATCTGGCAGCATACGACGAGGTTAGAGAATGTGCATCCGTAATGGATACTTATCAAGTaaacttgttcttttttctcacCAAACTCTTGTTTGGTTTGAGATTGATTGGACATAAAGTTTGAGCAGAGATGTTTGCTTCTTTCTCTCTTATTTCCAGCTAATTGAATTGATCAACAAACAAAATGTTTTTGAGCCTAATTGTGCCTTACTTTCACCAAAATCGAAAGAAGCTTTCAAATCAGCAATATCAAACCAAGAGAAGCACAGGAGGTCCATCCAAGAGTTCACCAAGGATTATCTTGTGTCGCTACCGAGACCTCGCGATCTTTGGtgcaaggtctctctctctctctctctctctctctctctctctctctcaaaatctgATTTCTGATTCTTTCATTGAATGGTGCAGAATTTCGACTATCTACTTGTTGATATATGGGGTAATTATCCAAGCGTACAAGATGCTCTTCATGTTCGACAAGTATGTACATGATTTCCCATGGATTTCTCATTCAAATTTGTTCCATCTTGAGAGAACTAACGGAATAGTCGTATCCTTTCCATGTCAATTGTAGGGAACTGTCAGCGAATTTTTCAGGTGTAATATCTCCCTATCCTACACTGTAGATATCAAGAATGTGCTTGATTATCATAAGAATCTCACCAGTCTGGGCATGCAAGTTCTAGTTTTCAGGTAAAAGCTAATAAAACCCATGTTGACAATACTGTGGGAAAACTTTGGCAAATGTGaaattcaaacaaaagaaaagagacttCATTCGACCGGTGATGAGTAACTCTTTCTTTGCAGTGGTGATCATGACATGATTATTCCGCATAACGGTATCGAAGAGTGGATAAAGTGGCTTGATTTGACGGTGGATATTGATTGGCGACCATGGTTTGTAGATGGCCAAGTTGCGGGGTAAGCTCGTGTAGAGTTCGGTCTATTGCAAGCTTTCAGCTGAACTTACTTTTCATTCTCCCTCTTGTTTGATCTTTGATGATTCAAGAGCTTCCGATTTCGCCATGCTTTCAATAGGTACACGAGGAAATATATAGACGGGGGATATCGACTGACTTACGCAACATTAAAGGTAAGAACTCAGACTTCAATGCCGTCTCTCCCTTCTCCTCGAGTTCTTTCTGGTGTCGTAATACTTTTGTTTCTCTGTTAACGCCATTGGTACAGGGATCTGGTCACTCGCCTCCAGAGTGCAAACGCAGAGAATGTTACGAGATGTTTCACAGATGGATTCATTACTATCCTCTGTAGATCCACATGCTTAGGAGTGGGTGCTAGAATAAAGTTCTGTTGCTAAGTTATGAGAAGAACTTCATTCACTAGTTATTTAGCCTTGTCATGATTCGTGTAATCGGAAGAACATCCATTGAGTTACCAGAACAACCGACATGTGTTCGGCAAGGTATGGAACGGAAGGTCGACCGAGCAACAGCTACTACATTTCCAGCTCAGGTCATAAGTCAATTGTAAGACATGGAAGCTCAGAGGAAGAGAAAATGCTGTGTCCAACTTCCATATCGAAAACCAATTACTTCACTCTGCGTTTAAGAGAAGTTAGGGAATTAGTGCAGGGCATTCATATTCATCGAAAGTTAGGTGTGATGTCAGTCTCTTAAGTTACCAAGAAATGATTATATAACTGTCTTTAGTCCACTATGAGATTAACAACATGCTctaagtcataaaaaaaaaataacaaagaattaaaaaatttcaagaatttgtgactcACAACATACTATTACTCTCACAATCACCAAaaactattatgctagcaaagcccTAAATCACATTCAACACCCTCATCTCCTATAGCATTCTTTTCTCCTACAGCATTCATATATCATAAGTAACAAAAAAGAGACCATAAtttggctccgtttgttttacgaagaatgaatgatttgaaaattatatcCCCAAAAGTTATTGTTTggattgcttacaaaaatgtatgaacgaaaaataatttcatagtCCACGAATatatttagacaaaaattaTTGATAGTAATGGAAACATTTTTATTGGAGTacttatttcaaacgatacagacaaccatttttcaaaaaatgttttgttaaatcattcattttctacgaaataaacggagcccaAAGTGTTTTGACGTGAATATGCTGGCCTGACTTAGTGATGGCGTGTTGGCCCTCATACGGTTCTCACAGCTGAATATTCTTTGTCCTTTGGAAAAGAacacaaggaaaaaagaacacgTGGTTTTCGTCCATTTAGTGAACTATTGTCTAGTACGAACATGTAATTCAAGCATGAGGTGGATTAAATAAGAGGTCATGTTCAATTGAAATTTCCTACTTATTGCG includes these proteins:
- the LOC125315024 gene encoding serine carboxypeptidase-like 18 yields the protein MTNFSKHWNLVGSSQQDWNASINSLTVTSISPSKLNSTCSCILSLSLFLYLSGSAISSWIAMGLPGYPALVRVPPETGYISVGDIEFFYYFVQSTGNPGADPILLYMNGGPGCSGLNGFLFQLGPLRFNITDYTGGLPSLIYEPDAWTKTANIIFIDAPVGAGFSYATTASAYASTDTLNTARMQTFLRNWLAEHPSFQTNPVFVSSDSYAGVYTPMVATALLQGNEAGLKPYVHIKGMILSCPHTFTDLEANSRIPFAHRLALISDSLYEALEENCGGDFVDSTNANCTEDLAAYDELIELINKQNVFEPNCALLSPKSKEAFKSAISNQEKHRRSIQEFTKDYLVSLPRPRDLWCKNFDYLLVDIWGNYPSVQDALHVRQGTVSEFFRCNISLSYTVDIKNVLDYHKNLTSLGMQVLVFSGDHDMIIPHNGIEEWIKWLDLTVDIDWRPWFVDGQVAGYTRKYIDGGYRLTYATLKGSGHSPPECKRRECYEMFHRWIHYYPL